A single region of the Pontimicrobium sp. SW4 genome encodes:
- a CDS encoding Arc family DNA-binding protein, translated as MAKKKAFALRVNEDMLKAIEKWASDEFRSTNGQIEWMLMQSLKDAKREPKES; from the coding sequence ATGGCGAAAAAGAAAGCTTTCGCATTGCGAGTAAATGAAGATATGTTAAAAGCTATTGAGAAATGGGCTTCCGATGAGTTTAGGAGTACCAATGGTCAAATAGAATGGATGCTTATGCAAAGCCTTAAAGACGCAAAACGAGAACCAAAAGAATCTTAA
- a CDS encoding DUF6249 domain-containing protein, with protein sequence MEVAIMAIIFGSIFGVFYLFISSRNKERLALIEKGADASIFNIGKRAGSSWKVIIINLAFLLMGIGLGVFVATLLDTYSSLDSDAIYPSLIFFMAGVGLFIGYTQTKKAIDE encoded by the coding sequence ATGGAAGTAGCAATAATGGCAATTATATTCGGATCGATTTTCGGAGTGTTTTATTTATTTATTTCGTCAAGAAACAAAGAGCGTTTAGCGCTAATAGAAAAAGGAGCAGATGCAAGTATCTTTAATATTGGTAAACGAGCAGGCTCATCATGGAAAGTGATTATTATTAATCTTGCTTTTCTTTTAATGGGAATTGGCTTAGGTGTATTTGTAGCAACCTTATTAGACACCTATTCTAGTTTAGATTCAGATGCTATATATCCTTCACTTATTTTCTTTATGGCTGGAGTTGGTTTATTTATAGGATATACGCAAACAAAAAAAGCAATAGACGAATAA
- a CDS encoding SPFH domain-containing protein: MKEERIIVPANGYLMLFAFLVLFFGGIVSAIALQSPWPAFAVLAAIFIAPGFIMVQPNNSRVLLLFGKYVGTVKKNGFYWVNPFYTKKKISLRASNFDSERLKVNDKLGNPVMISTILVWRVQNTYKAAFDVDNFENFVRVQTDAAVRKLASMYPYDNFADEGHKEDITLRSSVNEVSEALEKEIDERLSIAGIEVLEARIGYLAYAQEIANAMLKRQQATAIVAARHKIVEGAVSMVEMALEELGKKQIVELDEERKAAMVSNLMVILCGDKDASPVLNTGTLNH; the protein is encoded by the coding sequence ATGAAAGAAGAGAGAATTATTGTCCCAGCTAATGGTTACCTAATGTTGTTTGCATTTTTAGTTTTGTTTTTTGGAGGCATAGTCTCAGCAATTGCTTTGCAAAGTCCTTGGCCTGCTTTTGCTGTATTAGCAGCTATTTTTATTGCTCCTGGATTTATAATGGTTCAGCCTAACAATTCAAGAGTTTTGCTGCTTTTTGGAAAATATGTTGGAACAGTGAAAAAAAATGGCTTCTATTGGGTTAATCCTTTTTATACCAAAAAGAAAATATCGTTAAGAGCGAGTAACTTTGATAGTGAGCGCCTTAAAGTAAATGATAAACTAGGTAACCCAGTAATGATTAGTACTATTTTAGTATGGCGCGTTCAAAACACATACAAAGCAGCTTTTGATGTAGATAATTTTGAAAACTTTGTCCGTGTACAAACTGATGCTGCGGTACGTAAATTAGCTAGTATGTATCCTTATGATAATTTTGCTGATGAAGGACACAAAGAAGATATCACTTTACGCTCAAGTGTCAATGAAGTTAGTGAAGCATTAGAAAAAGAAATTGACGAACGCTTATCTATTGCAGGTATTGAAGTTCTTGAAGCTCGCATAGGTTATCTAGCGTATGCTCAAGAAATTGCAAATGCTATGCTAAAACGCCAACAAGCAACAGCAATAGTCGCTGCAAGACATAAAATTGTTGAAGGTGCAGTAAGTATGGTAGAAATGGCATTAGAAGAATTAGGAAAAAAACAAATTGTTGAACTAGATGAAGAACGCAAAGCAGCTATGGTTAGCAACTTAATGGTAATACTTTGCGGCGATAAAGATGCATCACCTGTATTAAATACTGGTACTTTAAATCACTAA
- a CDS encoding D-aminoacylase — protein sequence MKSIKFLLLLIIISSCSSPTNYDVLIKNGTIADGSGNATYIGSVGINADTIAAVGELKNATGNIEIDATGLVVAPGFINMLSWATESLIADGKSQSDIRQGVTLEVFGEGSSMGPLTEDRKKQWQENQSELKFDIDWTTLDEYLQSLVKRGVSPNVASFIGATTVRVNHIGYEDRPPTDEEMSSMKNMVREAMEDGALGVGSSLIYAPAFYSSTEELIELCKVASEYDGMYISHMRSEGNRLLESMDELIRIADEGDIRAEIYHLKMAGKDNWSKFDAVVKKIDSARATGLYITTDMYTYTAGATGLDASMPPWVQEGGYTKWAERLKDPEIRKRVYKEMITPTDEWENLMYAAGTPDNLLLVGFSNDSLRHYTGKTLTEVAKIHGKNPEETAMDLVIADGSRVGTVYFLMSEDNVKKQIALPYMSFGSDAGSIAPEGLFLNSNPHPRAYGNFSRVLGKYVRDEKVIPLEEAIYKLTKLPATNLKIKNRGNLTEGYFADLAIFDPSTIQDHATFAEPHQLSTGMVHVFVNGEQVLKDGEHTGALPGQVVRGPGYKEN from the coding sequence ATGAAATCTATTAAATTCCTTCTATTGCTAATAATAATTAGCAGTTGCTCCTCTCCTACTAATTACGATGTTTTAATAAAAAATGGTACGATTGCAGATGGCTCAGGTAATGCAACTTATATAGGTAGTGTTGGTATTAATGCAGATACCATTGCTGCTGTTGGAGAACTTAAAAATGCCACAGGAAACATAGAGATTGACGCTACAGGTTTAGTGGTTGCTCCTGGGTTTATTAATATGCTTTCTTGGGCAACCGAATCGTTGATTGCAGATGGTAAATCACAAAGCGATATTCGTCAAGGTGTCACTTTAGAAGTCTTTGGAGAAGGATCGTCTATGGGACCACTTACAGAAGACAGAAAAAAACAATGGCAAGAAAATCAAAGCGAATTAAAATTCGATATTGATTGGACAACTTTAGACGAATATTTACAATCGCTTGTAAAGCGTGGTGTTTCACCAAACGTGGCATCCTTTATTGGCGCGACTACAGTTCGTGTAAATCATATAGGTTATGAAGATAGACCACCTACAGATGAAGAAATGTCATCTATGAAAAACATGGTGAGAGAAGCCATGGAAGATGGCGCACTTGGTGTTGGGTCGTCATTAATTTATGCGCCTGCATTTTATTCTTCAACTGAAGAATTGATTGAACTTTGTAAAGTTGCTTCGGAATATGATGGCATGTATATTTCGCACATGCGTAGTGAAGGCAATCGTTTATTAGAAAGCATGGATGAGCTTATACGAATTGCTGATGAAGGAGATATAAGAGCAGAAATTTACCATCTTAAAATGGCAGGAAAAGATAACTGGAGTAAATTTGACGCTGTCGTTAAAAAAATTGATTCAGCCAGAGCAACAGGTTTGTATATTACAACAGATATGTACACCTATACAGCTGGAGCAACAGGTTTAGATGCCTCAATGCCACCATGGGTTCAAGAAGGAGGCTATACTAAATGGGCTGAACGCTTAAAAGACCCAGAGATTAGAAAACGTGTTTATAAAGAAATGATCACACCAACGGATGAATGGGAAAACTTAATGTATGCCGCTGGAACACCAGACAATCTATTATTAGTGGGTTTTAGTAACGACAGCTTAAGGCATTATACAGGAAAAACATTAACTGAAGTTGCCAAAATCCATGGAAAAAATCCTGAAGAAACAGCCATGGACTTAGTGATCGCAGATGGTAGTCGTGTTGGAACTGTTTATTTCTTGATGAGTGAAGACAACGTAAAAAAACAAATAGCGTTACCCTATATGAGCTTTGGTAGTGATGCAGGTTCCATCGCTCCTGAAGGATTGTTTTTAAACTCAAATCCGCATCCCAGAGCCTATGGTAATTTCTCAAGAGTGTTAGGTAAATATGTAAGAGACGAGAAAGTCATTCCGCTAGAAGAAGCCATCTATAAACTAACTAAGCTGCCAGCCACTAATTTAAAAATTAAAAATAGAGGAAATCTAACTGAAGGCTATTTTGCAGACTTAGCTATATTTGACCCTTCAACAATTCAAGACCATGCCACCTTTGCCGAACCTCATCAATTATCAACTGGAATGGTACATGTATTTGTAAATGGAGAGCAAGTTTTAAAAGATGGTGAACACACAGGAGCATTACCAGGACAAGTAGTTAGAGGTCCAGGATACAAAGAAAACTAA
- a CDS encoding type I phosphomannose isomerase catalytic subunit encodes MRNHLYPIKFHPILKEKIWGGEKLKTILNKKSDAKNVGESWELSDVDGDTSIVSNGKLEGSSLKQLLSTYQEELIGKKNFKVFGEKFPLLIKFIDAKEDLSIQLHPNDELAAERHNSFGKTEMWYVMQADDDANLIVGFNQKITPEVYLKHLQDKALTKILNFEYVKKGDTYFIEVGRVHAIGAGVMLAEIQQTSDITYRVYDWDRTDDEGNERELHNDLAIDAIDFNMKDDFRVSYSKQENQTNKMVSCPYFTTNFIHLTQTIKKENHYDSFIIYICVDGEININSKGFSETIAKGETVLIPAALKQFELESNNAKLLEVYV; translated from the coding sequence ATGAGAAACCATTTATATCCAATTAAATTTCACCCAATATTAAAAGAAAAAATTTGGGGAGGTGAAAAACTTAAAACAATTCTCAATAAAAAAAGTGATGCAAAGAATGTTGGGGAAAGTTGGGAACTTAGTGATGTTGATGGAGATACATCTATTGTCTCAAATGGAAAGTTAGAAGGTTCTTCTCTCAAACAATTACTATCTACTTATCAAGAAGAACTCATTGGAAAAAAGAACTTTAAGGTTTTTGGAGAAAAATTCCCGTTACTTATAAAGTTTATAGATGCTAAAGAAGATTTGTCTATACAATTGCATCCAAATGATGAATTGGCTGCAGAGCGTCATAATTCGTTTGGTAAAACCGAAATGTGGTATGTGATGCAGGCAGATGACGATGCAAATTTAATTGTTGGATTCAATCAAAAAATAACACCTGAAGTTTATTTAAAACATTTACAAGATAAAGCGCTTACCAAAATTTTGAATTTTGAATACGTAAAGAAAGGCGATACTTATTTTATTGAAGTTGGTCGTGTACATGCCATTGGAGCAGGAGTGATGTTGGCCGAAATACAACAAACAAGTGATATTACTTATCGTGTCTATGATTGGGATAGAACAGATGATGAAGGGAATGAAAGAGAATTGCATAACGATTTAGCTATTGATGCCATCGATTTTAATATGAAAGATGATTTTAGAGTATCTTATAGTAAGCAAGAAAATCAAACTAATAAAATGGTTTCTTGTCCTTATTTCACAACAAATTTTATTCATCTTACACAAACAATTAAAAAAGAGAATCATTACGATTCTTTCATAATATATATATGTGTAGATGGAGAAATAAATATAAATAGTAAAGGTTTTTCTGAAACAATTGCGAAGGGAGAAACTGTTTTGATTCCCGCTGCCTTAAAGCAATTTGAATTAGAATCAAACAATGCAAAACTTTTAGAGGTTTATGTGTAA
- a CDS encoding PhzF family phenazine biosynthesis protein yields MTINIFQIDAFTDQLFGGNPAAVCPLNEWLPDATLLNIAKENNLAETAYFIHKHDNVFHLRWFTPEIEIDLCGHATLASAFVILNCLDYNFDTVVFQTLSGELIVSKNEDFLEMDLPSRPPSKGELPEIISKSLSVQPIEVYKARDYVLVYDTENDIQNLKVSASILEQIDLSPGGIIVTAKGNTSDFVSRFFTPGAAVFEDPVTGSAHCTLVPFWADILGKNELHALQISERKGELFCKLAGNRIFIRGTAVKYLQGTIDI; encoded by the coding sequence ATGACCATAAACATATTTCAAATAGATGCTTTTACTGACCAGTTGTTTGGAGGAAATCCAGCAGCTGTATGTCCATTAAACGAATGGCTTCCAGATGCAACATTATTAAATATTGCTAAAGAAAATAATCTTGCAGAAACTGCCTATTTTATTCATAAACACGATAATGTATTTCATTTGCGTTGGTTTACACCTGAAATTGAAATCGACCTTTGTGGTCATGCAACTTTAGCTTCTGCCTTTGTGATTTTAAATTGTTTGGATTATAATTTTGACACAGTAGTTTTTCAAACATTGAGTGGCGAATTGATAGTGTCTAAAAATGAAGATTTTTTAGAGATGGATTTACCTTCTCGCCCACCAAGTAAAGGCGAACTACCAGAAATTATCTCAAAATCACTAAGTGTACAACCTATTGAAGTTTATAAAGCAAGGGATTATGTGTTGGTTTATGATACTGAAAATGACATTCAAAATTTAAAAGTAAGTGCTTCCATTTTAGAACAGATTGATTTAAGTCCTGGTGGTATAATTGTAACCGCAAAAGGTAATACTTCAGATTTTGTGTCTAGGTTTTTTACGCCTGGAGCTGCTGTTTTTGAAGACCCTGTTACTGGTTCGGCACATTGTACATTAGTTCCTTTTTGGGCAGATATATTAGGGAAAAATGAATTACATGCACTTCAAATTTCAGAACGCAAAGGGGAGCTATTTTGCAAACTTGCAGGTAATCGTATATTTATAAGAGGTACAGCAGTAAAATATCTTCAAGGTACCATAGACATTTAA
- a CDS encoding M15 family metallopeptidase — protein sequence MKRFLFFLLVCSIWSCTSQNKLPEGFDYVRNTIPDIQLELRYFGVDNFIGKPIDGYKKNVAIMSVEAIKALKNVQDELKQYNLSIKFFDGYRPQTAVNHFVRWAKQLNDTINKQKFYPKVKKEHLFEEGYISSKSGHTRGSTIDMTLVDINTGEELDMGSPWDFFGSESWVANLELTSQQRANRMLLQTIMRKHGFKYYTKEWWHFTLKNEPFPDTYFDFPVN from the coding sequence ATGAAACGATTTTTATTTTTTCTTCTTGTTTGTAGTATTTGGTCTTGTACTTCTCAAAATAAACTTCCAGAAGGTTTTGATTATGTTCGTAATACCATTCCAGATATTCAACTAGAGTTACGATATTTTGGAGTAGATAATTTTATTGGAAAACCTATTGATGGATATAAAAAAAATGTTGCTATTATGTCTGTTGAAGCTATAAAAGCTTTAAAAAATGTGCAAGATGAATTAAAACAATACAATTTATCTATTAAGTTTTTTGATGGTTATAGACCGCAAACTGCTGTAAATCATTTTGTGAGATGGGCAAAACAATTAAATGATACTATTAACAAGCAGAAGTTTTACCCAAAAGTAAAAAAAGAACATCTTTTTGAAGAAGGGTATATATCTTCCAAATCTGGTCATACACGTGGAAGCACAATAGATATGACGTTGGTTGATATTAATACGGGTGAAGAATTGGATATGGGAAGCCCTTGGGACTTTTTTGGATCTGAATCTTGGGTGGCAAACTTGGAATTAACATCACAGCAAAGAGCTAATAGAATGTTATTGCAAACTATTATGCGTAAACATGGCTTTAAGTATTATACTAAGGAGTGGTGGCATTTCACGTTAAAGAACGAACCTTTTCCAGATACATATTTTGATTTTCCTGTGAATTAA
- a CDS encoding DUF1648 domain-containing protein produces the protein MNNKRPRIKVSFETVDIVIELISITLLILMWCYCIINYFDLPDTIATHFNGTGEPDGYGNKLTIWIIPVIATVIYVGLFILNKYPHMHNYMVNITEENALKNYRFSTRVLRVVNFLCVLLMTYVTYMIVESAFGKQFNLGTWFVPVVIGISVILPIVLIVYMKKMNK, from the coding sequence ATGAACAATAAAAGACCTCGTATAAAAGTATCTTTTGAAACAGTAGATATTGTTATTGAACTTATCTCAATCACATTGCTCATTTTAATGTGGTGCTATTGTATTATAAATTACTTTGACCTTCCAGATACTATAGCTACACATTTTAATGGTACTGGAGAACCAGATGGTTATGGAAACAAGCTAACAATTTGGATTATTCCAGTGATTGCTACAGTTATATATGTTGGCTTATTTATTTTGAATAAATATCCACATATGCATAATTATATGGTAAACATAACAGAAGAAAATGCGCTAAAAAATTACCGCTTTAGCACACGCGTTCTAAGAGTAGTAAACTTTCTTTGTGTACTTTTAATGACATATGTAACGTATATGATAGTAGAATCAGCCTTTGGCAAACAATTTAATCTCGGAACCTGGTTTGTTCCTGTTGTCATTGGTATAAGTGTTATATTACCTATTGTGCTTATAGTGTACATGAAAAAAATGAATAAATAA
- a CDS encoding DUF4369 domain-containing protein: protein MKKLTFLLIALTIISCGKKEADLTVTGTIKGLKKGTVYLQQLKDSSLVVLDSMVINGEQSFILQSTLEEPEVLLLMLDKNSSEESRIAFFADKGITEINATLKDFPFKHTIKGSSQQEKYTEFKNMISQFNNKNLDIIKAKLEAQVSGDTAEANAKTAEANSLLKRKYLYAINFAINNKDSEVAPYIAISEIYDANTKFLDTIYKALPQHVANSKYGLELDKFIKQRKEEDKQ from the coding sequence ATGAAAAAACTCACATTTTTATTAATAGCACTTACTATTATTTCTTGCGGTAAAAAAGAAGCCGATTTAACAGTTACTGGAACTATTAAAGGTTTAAAAAAAGGAACTGTTTACCTTCAACAGCTAAAAGATTCTTCTTTAGTTGTTTTAGATTCGATGGTTATTAATGGCGAACAATCTTTTATATTACAAAGCACTCTTGAAGAGCCTGAAGTACTATTACTAATGTTAGATAAAAATAGTTCAGAAGAATCAAGAATAGCTTTTTTTGCTGATAAAGGTATTACCGAAATTAATGCAACACTAAAAGATTTCCCTTTTAAACATACTATCAAAGGATCTTCTCAACAAGAGAAATACACTGAGTTTAAAAATATGATTTCTCAATTCAATAATAAAAATTTAGATATTATTAAAGCCAAATTAGAAGCACAAGTGAGTGGAGATACAGCTGAAGCTAATGCAAAAACAGCTGAAGCTAATAGCTTACTTAAGCGTAAATACTTATACGCTATTAATTTTGCTATAAATAATAAAGATAGTGAAGTGGCTCCTTATATTGCTATATCTGAAATTTATGATGCTAACACCAAGTTTTTAGACACTATATATAAAGCATTACCACAACATGTGGCAAATTCTAAATATGGTTTAGAACTAGATAAGTTTATTAAACAACGTAAAGAGGAAGACAAACAATAA
- a CDS encoding DUF5916 domain-containing protein, giving the protein MKKTFILFALFTVFIGFSQNKSFTVKYIDTPIVLDGNLEESVWNDAESATNFWQYFPTDSLQATQQADIKMLFDDTNLYIGMKVNAPSNNFVIPSLRRDFRAGGSDNITLMFDTFNDGTNAFIFGTNPAGVQREILLSGGGNELRGFNGAWDTKWRSETVVHDNYYTVEWIIPFSAFKYREGETKWRFNSYHFDTQANERNTWMQIPQNQPIFSLAYMGDMIFEKPLGNSKTPISIIPYVNGLIGKDYENGITTEDFKYGGDAKMTIGNSMNLDLTVNPDFSQVEVDQQVTNLTRFEVSLPERRQFFIENSDLFADFGNDRDANPFFSRRIGIARDVDGNSIENDIIAGARLSGKISNNLRLGILNMQTAEDVANEIPATNNAVITAQHKLFNRSNISFMFINKQATKDYDFLANEDKYNRVFGLDYRLASEDNTWIGKYFFHKSFSPDTSGKDISSGATTEYNSKNWNLSFGAIYVGDNFRSDLGFIRRTDVFKISPKIERVFWPKTGAIQKHSITVMPFYLWRPELDFEKSDHTIVTSWKAEMKNTSNIELQMFNRFTHLYDSFDPTRTDGGIPLPGNKGYHYTSFEASYRSDQRKALSFNIQPSIGQFYNGKKYSLGGTMSWRLQPYFLASIQVNYDKINLPNPYPDASIWLIGPKFDVTFNKNIFWATFIQYSTQRDNFSINTRLQWRFAPLSDLFVVYNDNYFTDNIFAPRVRSFNVKLTYWLNI; this is encoded by the coding sequence TTGAAAAAAACCTTCATATTATTCGCCTTATTTACCGTCTTTATTGGATTTAGTCAAAACAAATCATTTACCGTTAAATATATAGACACACCAATTGTTCTAGATGGAAACTTAGAAGAATCCGTTTGGAATGATGCTGAATCTGCTACAAATTTCTGGCAATATTTTCCGACAGATTCGTTACAAGCAACTCAACAAGCTGATATAAAAATGCTCTTTGATGATACCAACCTATATATTGGTATGAAAGTCAATGCGCCTTCAAACAACTTTGTGATTCCATCATTACGTCGTGATTTTAGAGCTGGAGGGAGTGATAACATTACCTTAATGTTTGACACATTTAATGACGGAACAAACGCATTTATATTTGGTACAAATCCAGCTGGAGTGCAACGTGAAATATTACTGTCTGGAGGTGGTAATGAATTACGCGGCTTTAATGGTGCGTGGGATACTAAATGGCGAAGTGAAACTGTAGTACATGATAACTATTATACCGTTGAATGGATTATTCCATTTTCGGCGTTCAAATATCGTGAAGGAGAAACCAAATGGCGTTTTAATAGTTATCATTTCGATACCCAAGCTAACGAACGTAATACTTGGATGCAAATTCCTCAAAATCAACCAATTTTTAGTTTGGCCTATATGGGAGACATGATTTTTGAAAAGCCCTTAGGTAATTCAAAAACACCAATTTCAATTATTCCATATGTTAATGGTTTAATTGGGAAAGATTACGAAAACGGAATCACAACTGAAGATTTTAAATATGGTGGTGATGCAAAAATGACTATTGGTAATAGTATGAATCTTGACCTTACGGTTAACCCTGATTTTTCTCAAGTTGAAGTCGACCAACAAGTCACCAACTTAACAAGATTTGAAGTATCATTACCTGAAAGAAGGCAGTTTTTTATAGAAAATAGCGATTTATTTGCCGATTTTGGAAATGACAGAGACGCTAATCCTTTCTTTTCAAGACGCATAGGTATTGCAAGAGATGTAGATGGAAATAGCATAGAAAATGATATTATTGCTGGAGCTCGCCTTAGCGGAAAAATAAGTAATAATTTACGACTAGGAATTTTAAATATGCAAACCGCTGAAGACGTAGCAAATGAAATTCCAGCCACAAATAATGCAGTAATCACTGCACAACATAAACTCTTTAATCGTTCTAACATTAGTTTCATGTTTATTAATAAACAAGCAACAAAAGATTATGATTTTTTAGCAAATGAAGACAAATACAATCGTGTTTTTGGCCTAGACTACCGACTAGCATCAGAAGACAACACATGGATTGGTAAATACTTTTTCCACAAATCGTTTTCGCCAGATACTAGTGGAAAAGATATTTCTTCTGGAGCAACAACAGAATATAATAGTAAAAATTGGAATTTAAGCTTTGGAGCTATTTATGTTGGCGATAATTTTAGATCCGATTTAGGTTTTATTAGACGAACAGATGTTTTTAAAATTAGTCCAAAAATTGAACGCGTATTTTGGCCAAAAACAGGAGCCATACAGAAGCATAGTATTACAGTTATGCCATTCTATTTATGGAGACCAGAATTAGACTTCGAAAAATCCGATCATACAATTGTAACTAGTTGGAAAGCCGAAATGAAAAACACATCAAACATAGAGTTACAAATGTTTAATCGGTTTACACATCTTTATGATAGCTTTGATCCTACAAGAACAGATGGTGGAATTCCACTTCCAGGAAATAAAGGTTATCATTACACAAGCTTTGAAGCTAGCTATAGGTCAGATCAACGTAAGGCATTATCTTTTAACATACAACCATCTATAGGTCAATTTTATAATGGTAAAAAGTATTCTCTTGGAGGAACAATGTCTTGGAGGTTACAACCATATTTTTTAGCATCTATCCAAGTAAATTACGATAAAATTAATTTACCAAATCCATATCCAGACGCATCAATTTGGTTAATTGGTCCAAAGTTTGACGTCACCTTCAACAAAAATATATTTTGGGCAACCTTTATACAATATAGTACCCAAAGAGATAACTTTAGTATCAACACACGTTTACAATGGCGTTTCGCACCTTTATCAGATTTGTTTGTAGTATATAATGACAACTATTTTACCGACAACATATTTGCTCCAAGAGTACGATCTTTTAATGTTAAATTAACCTATTGGCTTAATATCTAA
- a CDS encoding DUF819 family protein, which translates to MENTSPLFTNDAIVFGLLMLSLGFVFYTEAKKTGFWNKFYKIIPGLLMCYMIPAIFNSLGLISADITQTYFVASRYLLPASLVLLTISIDLKAIFNLGWKALIMFFTGTIGIIVGGPLAILLISTFSPETVGGAGFEAVWRGLATLAGSWIGGGANQAAMLEIYEYDQTLYGGMVLVDIVVANIWMAIILLGIGKRKKIDKWLKADNSAIDELQNKVQKFTDKITRNPSLTDLIIILTFAFTAVGIAHFGSEKISTFLNDNFEAVSNPKSALSSFGSSFFWLISIATLIGILLSFTKAKNYEGAGASKIGSVFIYILVATIGMKMDLGKIFENPGLILIGLVWMAIHAGLLILVAKIIKAPYFFLAVGSQANVGGAASAPVVAAAFHPSLATVGALLAVFGYVVGTYGAILCAELMKIAAAG; encoded by the coding sequence ATGGAAAATACGTCACCTCTTTTCACAAATGACGCAATTGTTTTTGGGCTATTAATGCTTTCTCTAGGCTTTGTTTTTTACACGGAAGCAAAAAAAACAGGATTTTGGAATAAGTTTTACAAAATTATTCCTGGATTATTGATGTGTTATATGATTCCAGCAATATTCAATTCCTTAGGGCTAATCTCGGCTGATATTACTCAAACTTACTTTGTAGCAAGCCGTTATTTATTACCTGCTTCGTTAGTATTACTAACTATTAGCATTGATTTAAAAGCAATTTTTAATCTAGGTTGGAAAGCCTTAATTATGTTTTTTACAGGAACTATAGGTATCATTGTAGGTGGTCCGTTAGCTATTTTATTAATTTCAACTTTCTCACCAGAAACAGTTGGAGGAGCTGGATTTGAAGCTGTTTGGAGGGGGTTAGCAACACTGGCTGGAAGTTGGATTGGTGGTGGTGCCAATCAAGCTGCTATGCTAGAAATTTATGAGTACGACCAAACGCTTTATGGAGGCATGGTGTTAGTAGATATAGTTGTGGCTAATATTTGGATGGCTATTATTTTACTTGGAATTGGAAAACGTAAAAAAATTGACAAATGGCTTAAAGCTGATAATTCGGCCATAGATGAATTGCAAAATAAAGTGCAAAAATTTACTGATAAAATAACCAGAAACCCTTCACTAACCGATTTAATTATTATTCTAACATTTGCTTTTACAGCTGTTGGAATTGCACACTTTGGTTCAGAAAAAATCTCAACTTTCTTAAATGACAACTTTGAAGCTGTGAGTAATCCAAAAAGTGCTTTATCATCATTTGGTAGTAGTTTCTTTTGGTTAATAAGTATAGCTACACTGATAGGTATCCTTTTATCATTTACGAAAGCAAAAAATTATGAAGGTGCAGGAGCAAGTAAAATTGGAAGTGTATTTATATATATTCTTGTGGCGACCATTGGAATGAAAATGGATTTAGGTAAAATTTTTGAAAATCCTGGTTTAATCTTAATTGGATTAGTTTGGATGGCGATACATGCAGGACTATTAATTTTGGTTGCAAAAATCATTAAGGCTCCTTATTTCTTTTTGGCTGTAGGCAGTCAAGCAAATGTTGGTGGAGCCGCTTCAGCACCTGTGGTAGCTGCAGCTTTTCATCCATCGCTTGCCACTGTTGGTGCATTATTAGCAGTATTTGGATATGTTGTTGGAACTTATGGAGCAATATTATGTGCAGAACTAATGAAAATAGCTGCTGCTGGTTAG
- a CDS encoding Hsp20/alpha crystallin family protein, protein MSNLVNVPKNGSLANTNSNTNFQNWSNWLDDIFNRDLPSVFTSNFNTGISLPKVNIEETADAFIVDMAVPGLKKSDFHLNLDNQLLSISTELKEEKEHEEKNYTRREFGYSSFKRTFTLPESVNEDKIDARYKDGILSIHLPKKEEAKQKPARTIKIL, encoded by the coding sequence ATGAGCAATTTAGTTAATGTTCCTAAAAATGGAAGTTTAGCAAACACTAATTCAAATACAAACTTCCAAAATTGGTCAAATTGGTTAGATGATATCTTTAACAGAGACTTACCATCTGTATTTACTTCAAATTTTAATACAGGTATTTCTTTACCAAAAGTAAATATAGAAGAAACAGCTGATGCTTTTATAGTAGATATGGCTGTACCTGGTCTTAAGAAATCTGATTTCCACCTTAATCTTGACAATCAATTATTATCAATCTCAACAGAACTAAAGGAAGAAAAAGAACACGAGGAAAAAAATTATACTCGTAGAGAGTTTGGATATTCTTCGTTTAAAAGGACTTTTACATTACCTGAAAGTGTTAATGAAGATAAAATAGATGCAAGGTATAAAGATGGTATTTTAAGTATTCATTTACCTAAAAAAGAAGAGGCTAAACAAAAGCCTGCAAGAACCATTAAAATTTTATAA